Proteins found in one Longimicrobium sp. genomic segment:
- a CDS encoding aldo/keto reductase has protein sequence MQKRKLGNSDMEITPIGFGSWAIGGPGWAFGWGPQDDAQAIDAIHRALDLGVNWIDTAAVYGLGHSEELVARALEGWSGARPWVFTKCGLRWNEGEGDPYNNLNADSIRKECEDSLRRLKVDAIDLYQIHWPVDDDPAQNEEGWRTMAELQREGKVRWIGVSNWDVGLLTMAQEIAPVTSLQPPYSLVHPEVEDEILPFCEQNGIGVIVYSPMQSGLLTGAMTRERAANLPESDWRRGHPDFTEPSLSK, from the coding sequence ATGCAGAAGAGAAAGCTCGGCAACAGCGACATGGAAATCACGCCCATCGGCTTCGGCTCGTGGGCCATCGGCGGGCCGGGATGGGCGTTCGGGTGGGGGCCGCAGGACGACGCGCAGGCCATCGACGCCATCCACCGGGCGCTGGACCTGGGGGTGAACTGGATCGACACGGCCGCGGTGTACGGGCTGGGCCACTCCGAAGAGCTGGTGGCGCGCGCGCTGGAGGGATGGTCCGGCGCGCGTCCGTGGGTGTTCACCAAGTGCGGCCTGCGCTGGAACGAGGGCGAGGGCGATCCCTACAACAACCTCAACGCCGATTCCATCCGCAAGGAGTGCGAAGACAGCCTGCGCCGGCTGAAGGTGGACGCCATCGACCTGTACCAGATCCACTGGCCGGTGGACGACGATCCGGCGCAGAACGAGGAAGGCTGGCGCACCATGGCCGAGCTGCAGCGCGAGGGAAAGGTGCGGTGGATCGGCGTCAGCAACTGGGACGTGGGGCTGCTGACGATGGCGCAGGAGATCGCGCCGGTAACGTCGCTCCAGCCGCCGTACTCGCTCGTGCACCCGGAGGTGGAAGACGAGATTTTGCCCTTCTGCGAGCAGAACGGCATCGGCGTGATCGTCTACTCGCCCATGCAGTCCGGCCTGCTGACGGGGGCGATGACGCGCGAGCGGGCCGCGAACCTGCCCGAAAGCGACTGGCGGCGCGGGCATCCGGACTTCACTGAGCCCAGCCTGTCGAAGAA